One region of Macadamia integrifolia cultivar HAES 741 unplaced genomic scaffold, SCU_Mint_v3 scaffold595, whole genome shotgun sequence genomic DNA includes:
- the LOC122069389 gene encoding serine/threonine-protein kinase AFC1-like, with the protein METQWITELPHKNMDKRPRKRPRLTWDMPPSIPAPKVLPAMFCGQEFVNVAVSDYAYSSLNHKGLPRNGSPPWRNDDKDGHYVFVIGENLTPRYRILNKMGEGTFGQVLECLDNETQEFVAIKIVRSIHKYREAAMIEIDVLQKLAKHDIGGSRCVQIRNWFDYRNHICIVFEKLGPSLYDFLRKNSYRSFPIDLVREFGRQLLESVAFMHDLRLIHTDLKPENILLVSSEYVKVPDYKFLSRSTKEGSYFKNLPKSSAIKLIDFGSTTFEHQDHSYVVSTRHYRAPEVILGLGWNYPCDLWSVGCIILELCSGEALFQTHENLEHLAMMERVLGPLPHHMVISADRRSEKYFRRGARLDWPEGAASKESMRAVWKLPRLQNLVMQHVDHSAGDLIDLLQGLLRYDPAERVSAREALRHPFFTRDSRRYGYSL; encoded by the exons ATGGAGACTCAGTGGATAACCGAGCTTCCTCACAAAAACATGGATAAACGCCCTAGGAAACGACCTAGGTTGACATGGGATATGCCCCCTTCTATTCCTGCTCCTAAG GTCCTTCCAGCAATGTTCTGTGGGCAAGAGTTTGTGAATGTAGCAGTCTCTGATTATGCATATTCTTCTCTGAACCACAAAGGACTGCCTCGCAATGGATCTCCACCATGGCGAAATGATGATAAAGATGGCCATTATGTCTTTGTAATCGGAGAAAATTTAACCCCTCGAT ACCGGATTCTCAACAAAATGGGTGAAG GTACATTTGGGCAAGTGTTGGAATGTTTGGATAATGAAACTCAAGAATTTGTAGCAATTAAAATTGTTCGTTCCATTCACAAGTATCGTGAAGCTGCTATGATTGAAATCGATGTTCTGCAGAAGCTTGCCAAACATGATATTGGTGGCAGTCG TTGTGTGCAAATACGGAATTGGTTTGACTATCGTAATCATATTTGTATT GTATTTGAGAAGCTTGGACCAAGCTTATACGATTTTCTCCGCAAAAACAGCTATCGTTCTTTTCCCATTGATCTTGTTCGGGAGTTTGGCAGACAACTTTTGGAGTCTGTAGCAT TTATGCATGATCTGAGATTAATTCACACAGATCTGAAGCCAGAGAATATTCTTCTTGTTTCCTCAGAGTATGTCAAGGTGCCTGACTATAAG TTTCTGTCACGGTCAACCAAGGAGGGCTCCTATTTCAAGAATCTGCCCAAGTCTAGTGCCATTAAACTGATTGATTTTGGGAGTACAACATTCGAACATCAAGATCACAGTTATGTGGTGTCAACACGGCATTATCGCGCACCAGAGGTTATTTTGG GGCTTGGGTGGAATTATCCTTGTGATTTATGGAGTGTGGGTTGCATAATCCTTGAACTTTGCTCG GGTGAGGCCCTCTTCCAAACCCATGAAAACTTGGAACATCTTGCCATGATGGAGAGAGTTttaggccctttgccacaccatATGGTGATTAGTGCTGA CCGCCGTTCTGAGAAATATTTCAGGAGGGGTGCACGATTGGATTGGCCAGAAGGTGCAGCTTCAAAGGAAAGCATGAGGGCTGTTTGGAAATTGCCTCGGTTGCAG AACCTGGTAATGCAGCATGTAGACCACTCTGCTGGAGATCTAATTGATCTCTTGCAAGGACTCCTACGCTATGATCCAGCAGAGCGGGTCAGTGCAAGGGAAGCACTAAGACATCCCTTCTTCACAAGAGACTCAAGAAGATATGGCTATTCGTTGTAG